A single region of the Scyliorhinus canicula chromosome 31, sScyCan1.1, whole genome shotgun sequence genome encodes:
- the LOC119958937 gene encoding RNA-binding protein 4B-like yields the protein MKIFVGNIPSESTVDELRALFEYYGAVRECDIIRHYGFVHMEGAEEAAQAIAALHQYELHGQKLNVAESRPRPAAVTKVYVGNLAPGCSNQELRARFEEYGRVQECDIVKDYAFVHMEKEEDAIQAIANLDEKEFNGTKLRVQLSRSTYGKSGGQRDVCQRCGRQGHQARDCHSARHNQSNPYQLQSQYYPSYYSYYDYDYGHGSYYDYYEDYQAAGAAASYAPLDYVRERSPSRLSTPAPAAAANSCTLYERTRLSPLSLPKYQNEKFVDDSISRYDQFDYDNTTDTRYAQ from the exons ATGAAGATCTTCGTGGGCAACATCCCCAGCGAGAGCACGGTGGACGAGCTGCGGGCCCTGTTCGAGTACTACGGCGCCGTGCGCGAGTGCGACATCATCCGGCACTACGGCTTCGTGCACATGGAGGGCGCCGAGGAGGCGGCGCAGGCCATCGCCGCCCTGCACCAGTACGAGCTGCACGGCCAGAAGCTCAACGTGGCCGAGTCGCGGCCCCGGCCCGCCGCCGTCACCAAGGTCTACGTGGGCAACCTGGCCCCCggctgcagcaaccaggagctgCGGGCCCGCTTCGAGGAGTACGGCCGGGTGCAGGAGTGCGACATCGTCAAAG ATTACGCCTTTGTGCACATGGAAAAGGAGGAAGACGCGATCCAAGCGATTGCCAATCTGGACGAGAAGGAATTCAACGGGACCAAGCTCAGGGTGCAGCTCTCCCGGTCGACCTACGGGAAGTCTGGCGGGCAGCGGGATGTCTGCCAGCGCTGTGGAAGGCAGGGGCACCAGGCGAGAGATTGCCACTCCGCCCGCCATAATCAGTCCAACCCGTACCAGCTCCAGTCTCAATACTACCCCTCTTACTATTCGTATTACGATTACGACTACGGCCACGGCTCCTATTACGACTATTACGAAGATTACCAGGCCGCAGGTGCTGCCGCAAGTTACGCGCCGCTCGACTACGTGAGGGAGAGGAGTCCGAGCCGCCTGAGCACGCCCGCGCCGGCGGCGGCGGCCAACAGCTGCACTCTGTACGAACGCACCCGCCTATCGCCGCTATCGCTGCCAAAATATCAGAATGAGAAGTTCGTAGACGATAGCATCAGTAG GTATGATCAGTTTGACTATGATAATACCACCGACACCCGCTATGCCCAATGA